The following is a genomic window from Variovorax paradoxus.
TGGCGGTTCGTAGTCTTCGAGCACCAGCTTCAGCCGCCCTTGCGCCACATACGGCAGCACCTGGTAAGAAAAGAAGGTGCCAAAGCCCATGCCCGCCGCACAAGCCTCCACGGCGGGCGCGAGGTGGTTGAACTCCAGGCGGTTGCTCGGCGTCACGCTCACGGTCTTGCCGCCTTCGTGAAACTGCCATTGGGGCGGTGCGTCGATGCGGCCGCGCACGCACGGAGCGCCGGCCAGGTCGCGCGGATGCCGCGGCGTGCCGTGCTGCGCAAGAAAGTCGGGACTGGCCGCCACCACGCGCCGGATGGTGCCGAGCGTCTGGGCCACCAGCGACGAATCCTGCAGCGGGCTGATGCGAATGCCGATGTCGATGTTTTCTTCCAGCAGGTTCACCGTGCGGTCGTACAGCAGCACGCTGCAGCGCACCTTGTCGTAGCGCTTCATGAAGCGCGTTATGGCGGGCCCCACGTACATGTGGCCGAAGAGCACGGGGGCGGTAATGGTGAGCTGGCCTGCCGGCTCGTGGGCTTCGGCCTTGAGCGCGAGGTCGGCCGCGTCGGCCGCGAGCAGCACCTCGCGTGCACTGGCCAGGTAATGGCGGCCCTCCTCGGTGAGCGACAGGCGGCGCGTGGTGCGGTGAAAAAGCCGCACGCCCAGGTGCGCCTCCAGTGCCGCGAGCGAGCGGACCACGGCGGGCAGCGAGCTGCCCAGCGATTCGGCGGCGCGGGTGAGGCTGCCCTGTTCGGCAATCTCCACGAAGGTCTGCATGGCTTTGAAGCGGTCCATGGCGGGATTATTAAACCGAAAAACGCAGCAGTGAAATCCGCCAAAGGCTATTCATTCATTTATCGGATTAGAAAAGAATACTGCCATCCCACAGCCCTTCGAGGAATTCACATGCACGCAAGCACCGCAGCCGCCCGCCTTCCCGCGCAGCCCATCAAGCTCTATGGCACGCCGATCTCGGGCCACGTGCACCGCGTGCGGCTTTTTCTCTCGCTGCTAGGGCTACCCGCCGAGTTCATCGAGCTCGACCTTCGCAAGAAGGCCACGCGCACGCCGGAATTCCTCGCGCGCAATCCCTTCGGCCAGGTTCCGGTCATTGAAGACGGCGATGTCACGCTGGCCGATTCAAATGCGATCCTGGTGTACCTGAACGAGCGCTATGCCGCCGATCCGGCCCGGTGGATGCCGCGCGATCCGGTGGGTGCGGCGCGCGTGCAGCGGTGGTTCTCGGTGGCGGCGGGGCCGCTGGCGTACGGCCCGGCGGCAGCACGCGTGGTGGCGCTGTTCGGGCTGCCGGTGGACCCGGCCGAAACGGTGTCGCGCTCGCACCTGCTGCTGTCGGTCATGGAGACGCACCTGCAGCGCGAGGCTTTT
Proteins encoded in this region:
- a CDS encoding LysR family transcriptional regulator codes for the protein MDRFKAMQTFVEIAEQGSLTRAAESLGSSLPAVVRSLAALEAHLGVRLFHRTTRRLSLTEEGRHYLASAREVLLAADAADLALKAEAHEPAGQLTITAPVLFGHMYVGPAITRFMKRYDKVRCSVLLYDRTVNLLEENIDIGIRISPLQDSSLVAQTLGTIRRVVAASPDFLAQHGTPRHPRDLAGAPCVRGRIDAPPQWQFHEGGKTVSVTPSNRLEFNHLAPAVEACAAGMGFGTFFSYQVLPYVAQGRLKLVLEDYEPPPRPVSVIYPSARLLPARTRAFIDWMKTEFSGMRM
- a CDS encoding glutathione S-transferase family protein — its product is MHASTAAARLPAQPIKLYGTPISGHVHRVRLFLSLLGLPAEFIELDLRKKATRTPEFLARNPFGQVPVIEDGDVTLADSNAILVYLNERYAADPARWMPRDPVGAARVQRWFSVAAGPLAYGPAAARVVALFGLPVDPAETVSRSHLLLSVMETHLQREAFLAGPSVTLADLSNYAYVAHAPEGSVSLEPYPQLRGWLERIEALPGFVPMVRTPIGLAAAA